A window of Fragaria vesca subsp. vesca linkage group LG7, FraVesHawaii_1.0, whole genome shotgun sequence contains these coding sequences:
- the LOC101291186 gene encoding probable LRR receptor-like serine/threonine-protein kinase At3g47570-like, translated as MGEAFTTWELILARGGYSNWECSGTQDNEGDDRLVVDNEDVRAVVLHNDGLMIVEDDIADGDKENTANRRRFQMTSCKGAQILIQNVKLEDNSIQVNPRRVLQGNETDRQALLAIKDQIQHDPNQVTSSWNDTLHFCLWHGVTCSRRHRQRVTKLELDSLELVGSISPYIGNLSFLRKLDLENNSFTHHIPPQIGHLHRLKVLSLNNNSLSGSIPPNISNCFQLITLDLAFNILVGKIPPQLSSLSKLAYFNLQKNNLTGEIPHSLGNLSSLEIFGSTFNSLEGRIPSSLCQLQKLKILYFGQNRLSGIFPSCIFNLSGIIEFEISGNQLQGSLPSNLGFNPKLETFSIGGNQFTGAIPLSISNATNLVWLEFGSNNLTGRVPNVKNLQYLTTFSVSDNNLGSGKHGDLSFFSELINASQLSVFDFGYNNFGGALPTSISNLSTSLQILGIGVNILHGSIPIGLGNLVNLRLLSLGHNSFTNSIPNDIGKISGLQKLFLNNNELSGRIPSTLANLTLLTLLQLQENNLEGSIPPTLGNYRWLLELGLSGNNLNGTIPPQVIGLSSLSTVLALQRNQFTGSLPTEIGKLKNLGALDVSNNMLSGELPSSLGSCESLEALYLDGNFFSGSIPSSMKDLRGIQYLDLSRNNLSGEIPQFFEWFGNLKNLNLSFNQFWGVVPTGGIFKNATASSVAGNTRLCGGVATLRLPVCKPNESKGGGGLSRRMKLLISLVSGFSLLGFVVVLSLFLLGKKRKEAKSSNLGNSFLQVSYATLLKATVGFSSTNLIGVGAFGSVYKGILAEDRVVVAVKVFNMLHRGASKSFISECEALRNIRHRNLVKIVTACSSTDFSGNDFKALVYEFMDNGSLEEWLHPSTKAEEVIEAPKTLSLVQRLDISLDVASALDYLHNHCETPIVHCDLKPSNVLLDSDMTGHVSDFGLSRFLKDPTPSVSGNQSSSIGIKGTVGYAAPEYGMGGDVSTYGDVYSFGILLLEMFTGKKPTDHMFSDNLNLHNYVKAALPGRTLEISEPLLQGTINVVEAHRHNSVRVEKTEECLALILGIGIACSVESPTNRMDISDVVSELQSIRRNLLC; from the exons ACACTGCAAATCGTCGTCGGTTTCAAATGACATCTTGCAAAGGTGCCCAGATTTTGATTCAGAATGTGAAACTTGAGGACAA CTCCATTCAAGTGAACCCTCGGAGAGTACTCCAGGGGAATGAGACGGATAGGCAGGCACTGCTAGCAATCAAAGATCAAATTCAACACGATCCGAACCAGGTCACAAGCTCATGGAATGACACTCTTCACTTCTGCCTGTGGCACGGCGTCACTTGCAGTCGACGACATCGCCAAAGGGTGACGAAGCTGGAGCTTGACTCTCTGGAGTTGGTGGGTTCCATATCTCCATACATAGGAAATCTAAGCTTCTTAAGAAAGCTAGATCTCGAGAACAACAGCTTCACTCATCACATCCCTCCTCAAATTGGACATTTGCACAGACTGAAGGTACTGTCTCTAAATAATAACTCACTTAGTGGTAGTATTCCTCCCAACATATCCAATTGCTTTCAACTCATCACTCTTGATCTTGCTTTTAACATTCTGGTGGGTAAAATTCCTCCCCAACTCAGTTCGTTATCAAAGCTTGCATATTTTAATTTGCAAAAAAACAATTTAACAGGAGAGATCCCTCATTCTTTGGGGAATCTTTCGTCTCTCGAGATATTTGGTTCAACCTTTAATTCCTTAGAAGGAAGAATCCCCAGTTCTCTATGCCAGTTACAAAAATTAAAGATTCTTTATTTCGGACAAAATAGGTTATCAGGTATCTTCCCCTCCTGTATTTTTAATCTCTCTGGTATAATTGAATTCGAAATATCAGGAAACCAACTTCAAGGTAGTCTTCCGTCAAACTTGGGCTTTAATCCCAAGCTTGAAACCTTCTCCATTGGTGGGAATCAATTTACTGGGGCCATCCCTCTGTCAATTTCCAATGCAACAAATCTTGTGTGGCTTGAATTTGGATCTAATAATCTCACTGGACGTGTGCCAAATGTAAAAAATCTTCAATACCTGACGACGTTCAGTGTCAGTGATAATAATCTTGGAAGCGGTAAACATGGTGACTTGAGTTTCTTCTCAGAATTGATCAATGCCTCACAGCTAAGTGTGTTTGACTTTGGCTACAATAATTTTGGAGGGGCATTGCCTACATCAATATCCAATCTCTCGACCAGTCTCCAAATCTTAGGAATTGGAGTAAACATTCTGCATGGAAGTATCCCGATCGGATTAGGAAATCTTGTGAACTTGCGGTTACTCTCTCTTGGGCACAACTCCTTCACAAATAGCATCCCCAACGACATCGGGAAGATTTCAGGGCTTCAGAAATTGTTTCTTAACAACAATGAATTATCAGGGAGAATTCCATCCACTCTAGCAAATTTAACTTTGTTAACACTTCTCCAATTGCAAGAAAATAATCTAGAGGGTAGCATTCCTCCCACCCTTGGGAATTACCGTTGGTTACTAGAATTGGGTCTTTCTGGAAACAATCTCAACGGCACGATACCTCCTCAGGTTATTGGCCTCTCATCTTTATCAACAGTTTTGGCATTGCAGAGAAACCAATTCACCGGTTCCCTTCCGACGGAGATTGGCAAATTGAAGAATTTAGGCGCACTAGATGTTTCTAACAATATGTTGTCAGGAGAACTTCCCAGTAGCCTGGGTAGTTGCGAGAGCTTAGAAGCTTTATACTTGGATGGCAACTTCTTCTCGGGGTCCATTCCTTCATCTATGAAGGACTTGAGAGGGATTCAATATTTAGACCTTTCTCGAAACAATTTGTCAGGAGAGATTCCACAGTTTTTCGAGTGGTTTGGAAACTTGAAGAATCTCAACCTGTCCTTCAATCAGTTTTGGGGTGTAGTGCCAACTGGTGGTATTTTCAAGAATGCAACAGCGTCATCAGTTGCAGGAAATACAAGACTATGCGGCGGTGTTGCTACTCTCCGACTTCCTGTGTGCAAGCCTAATGAGTCTAAAGGAGGAGGAGGGTTGTCAAGGAGAATGAAACTACTGATCTCTTTAGTTTCCGGGTTTAGTCTTTTGGGATTTGTTGTCGTGCTGTCTCTTTTCCTTCTTGGTAAGAAAAGGAAAGAAGCTAAATCAAGCAATTTGGGAAACTCTTTTTTGCAAGTTTCATATGCTACGCTCCTGAAAGCCACCGTGGGTTTTTCGTCTACTAATTTGATCGGTGTGGGGGCTTTTGGGTCTGTGTACAAAGGAATTCTTGCTGAAGATAGAGTTGTTGTCGCTGTGAAGGTGTTTAACATGTTACATCGGGGAGCCTCTAAGAGTTTCATCTCTGAATGTGAGGCATTGAGAAACATCAGACATCGAAATCTGGTCAAGATAGTAACTGCATGCTCAAGTACTGATTTCAGCGGCAATGATTTCAAGGCTCTTGTTTACGAGTTCATGGACAACGGGAGCTTGGAGGAATGGTTGCATCCATCAACTAAAGCTGAAGAGGTAATAGAAGCACCCAAAACCTTAAGTCTTGTTCAGAGGCTCGACATTTCCCTTGATGTTGCTAGCGCATTGGATTATCTTCACAACCATTGTGAAACACCGATTGTTCATTGTGATCTCAAGCCAAGTAATGTTCTTTTGGATAGTGACATGACTGGACATGTTTCCGACTTTGGGCTGTCAAGGTTTCTCAAAGACCCAACCCCGAGTGTTTCTGGAAATCAATCAAGCTCTATTGGAATCAAAGGAACGGTTGGTTATGCTGCACCAG AGTATGGCATGGGAGGTGATGTATCTACATACGGGGATGTCTACAGCTTTGGCATTCTCTTGTTAGAGATGTTTACAGGGAAGAAACCTACTGATCACATGTTCAGCGACAACTTGAATCTTCATAATTATGTGAAGGCAGCTCTCCCTGGACGTACTTTAGAGATTTCAGAACCACTACTTCAAGGCACAATCAATGTTGTTGAAGCTCACAGGCACAATAGTGTGAGAGTCGAGAAAACTGAAGAGTGCTTGGCTTTGATTCTTGGTATAGGAATCGCATGTTCAGTCGAATCCCCCACAAACAGAATGGATATCAGTGATGTTGTGTCTGAATTGCAATCCATTAGGCGCAATCTTCTCTGCTAG